The following are encoded together in the Glycine max cultivar Williams 82 chromosome 8, Glycine_max_v4.0, whole genome shotgun sequence genome:
- the LOC100798946 gene encoding WD repeat-containing protein 36 — protein sequence MGIFEPYRAIGCITSSVPFSVQRLGTETFLTVSVGKAFQVFNCAKLNLVLVGPQLPKKISALASYREYTFAAYGNNIAVFKRAHQVATWSSHNAKVKLLLLFGDHIVSVDARGNMFLWPFKGIDENLFPFGHIMLDEKFSPSCIMHPDTYLNKVLVGSEQGPMQLWNISTKKKIFEFKGWNSPISCCVSSPALDVVAIGCTDGRIHVHNIRYDEELVTFTHSTRGSVTALSFSTDGQPLLASGGSSGVISIWNLEKKRLQSVVREAHDSVITSLHFFANEPVLMSSSADNSIKMWIFDTSDGDPRLLRFRSGHSAPPLCIKFYANGRHILSAGQDRAFRLFSVVQDQQSRELSQRHVSKRAKKLKLKEEEIKLKPVIAFDCAEIRERDWCNVVTCHMDTAQAYVWRLQNFVLGEHILNPCPENPTPVKACAISACGNFVFLGTAGGWIERFNLQSGIRRGAYIDISESRNCAHDGEVVGVACDSTNTLMISAGYKGDIKVWNFKERDLKTRWDVDCSIVKIVYHRYNGLLATVADDLTIQLFDVVALRLVRKFEGHTDRITDLCFSEDGKWLLSSSMDGSLRIWDVILARQIDAIHVDVPITALSLSPNMDILATAHVDQSGIYLWVNQAMFSSTSNVDSYASGKEVVSVKLPSISSAEHSRDEHYDEPMNASQPKDALYFSTQDKQIPELVTLSLLPKSQWLNLINLDIIKVRNKPIEPPKKPEKAPFFLPSVPSLSGEILFESGKLSLKENDGTDDGKQMKTRLDMPQSRFLYLLQCSKETDNYAAFTDYIKGLSPSTLDMELRMFQIIDDDDDQQEAEKRPELVSIEWLLDYFIHELSCRNNFEFLQAVIRLFLKIHGETIRQQSCLQEKARKLLDIQCMVWQRVDKLFQSSRCVIAFLSNSQI from the exons ATGGGTATATTTGAACCTTACAGAGCAATTGGATGCATCACAAGCAGCGTCCCCTTCTCTGTTCAAAGGCTCGGCACCGAAACTTTCCTTACCGTCAGCGTTGGAAAGGCTTTTCAGGTTTTTAAC TGTGCAAAGCTCAATTTGGTTCTCGTTG GTCCTCAACTGCCGAAGAAGATTAGTGCTCTTGCTTCCTATCGCGAATACACTTTTGCTGCATATGGAAACAACATTGCTGTTTTCAAGCGTGCACACCAG GTTGCAACTTGGAGCAGCCATAATGCTAAGGTTAAGTTGCTTCTGTTGTTTGGAGATCATATTGTCAGTGTTGATGCTCGCGGCAACATGTTCTTGTGGCCATTTAAGGGAATTGATGAGAACCTTTTTCCATTTGGGCACATTATGCTGGATGAGAAATTTAGCCCCAGCTGTATAATGCATCCGGATACTTACCTAAATAAG GTTCTTGTTGGGAGTGAGCAAGGTCCTATGCAGCTTTGGAACATTAGcacaaagaaaaagatttttgaGTTCAAGGGATGGAATTCACCTATCTCCTGTTGTGTTTCATCCCCTGCCTTAGATGTTGTTGCAATTGGCTGTACAGATGGAAGGATTCATGTTCACAACATTCGTTATGATGAAGAGTTAGTTACATTTACACATTCCACACGTGGTTCAGTGACTGCCTTATCTTTTAGCACTG ATGGACAGCCTCTTCTAGCTTCGGGAGGTTCATCTGGTGTTATAAGCATATGGAATCTGGAAAAGAAAAGGCTCCAATCAGTTGTAAGAGAGGCTCATGATAGTGTGATCACATCCCTACATTTTTTTGCTAATGAACCAGTGCTAATGAGTTCATCAGCAGACAACTCGATTAAA ATGTGGATTTTTGATACAAGTGATGGTGATCCTCGCCTTTTGCGCTTCCGAAGTGGGCATAGTGCTCCTCCCCTTTGcataaa GTTTTATGCCAATGGAAGACATATTCTTTCTGCAGGTCAGGATCGTGCCTTTCGCCTTTTCTCTGTAGTTCAG gATCAACAAAGCAGGGAGCTTTCTCAACGGCATGTTTCTAAACGTgctaagaaattgaaattgaag GAGgaagaaataaaattgaagcCTGTGATTGCATTTGATTGTG cTGAAATTAGAGAACGTGATTGGTGCAATGTGGTCACTTGTCATATGGATACTGCCCAGGCATATGTTTGGAGActtcaaaattttgttcttgGTGAGCATATCTTGAATCCATGCCCTGAAAATCCAACACCTGTAAAG GCTTGTGCTATCAGTGCCTGTGGAAATTTTGTCTTTCTAGGGACAGCAGGTGGATGGATTGAAAGGTTTAATCTTCAATCTGGAATTCGCAGGGGTGCTTATATTGACATTTCAGAATCAAGAAATTGTGCTCATGATGGTGAAGTAGTTGGAGTTGCTTGTGACTCAACAAATACTCTCATGATAAGTGCAGGATACAAAGGAGATATAAAG GTTTGGAATTTCAAAGAACGTGATCTTAAAACCAGATGGGATGTTGATTGTTCTATTGTTAAGATTGTTTACCATCGTTATAAtg GTCTCCTGGCTACAGTAGCAGATGATTTAACaattcaattatttgatgtcGTGGCTCTTAGACTTGTTCGTAAATTCGAAGGTCACACAGATCGTATAACAGATTTGTGCTTCAGTGAGGATGGGAAGTGGCTCCTGTCATCTAGTATGGATGGAAGTCTTAGAATTTGGGATGTAATCTTAGCAAGACAGATAGATGCAATACATGTTGATGTACCTATCACGGCATTATCCCTGTCCCCAAACATGGATATATTAGCAACTGCCCATGTTGATCAAAGTGGAATATACCTGTG GGTAAACCAGGCAATGTTCTCTAGTACTTCAAATGTCGATTCATACGCAAGTGGAAAAGAGGTTGTGAGTGTCAAATTGCCGTCTATCTCTTCTGCAGAACATTCTCGAGATGAGCATTATGATGAGCCAATGAATGCATCTCAACCTAAAGATGCTCTGTATTTCTCAACTCAAGATAAGCAAATACCTGAATTAGTTACACTTTCATTGCTGCCTAAGAGCCAGTGGCTGAACTTAATCAACTTGGACATTATAAAG GTTCGCAATAAGCCTATTGAGCCTCCAAAAAAACCTGAAAAAGCTCCATTCTTCTTGCCTTCAGTTCCATCCCTCTCTGGGGAAATATTGTTCGAGTCTGGTAAGTTATCATTAAAGGAGAATGATGGAACAGATGATGGAAAACAAATGAAGACAAGATTAGATATGCCACAATCACGTTTTCTGTATCTTCTCCAATGTTCAAAAGAGACAGACAATT ATGCAGCATTTACTGATTATATTAAAGGATTATCTCCGTCAACTCTGGATATGGAGCTTCGAATGTTTCAGAtcattgatgatgatgatgatcagcAAGAAGCAGAGAAGAGACCTGAGTTGGTATCCATTGAATGGCTTctggattattttattcatgagCTTTCCTGCAGAAATAATTTTGAGTTTCTACAAGCTGTCATCAGGCTATTTTTGAAG ATCCATGGTGAGACAATTCGTCAGCAGTCATGCTTACAAGAAAAGGCAAGGAAGCTTCTAGATATTCAATGCATGGTATGGCAGAGAgtagataaattatttcaaaGTTCGAGGTGTGTGATTGCCTTTCTTAGTAATTCCCAAATTTAG